Proteins encoded within one genomic window of Pseudorasbora parva isolate DD20220531a chromosome 3, ASM2467924v1, whole genome shotgun sequence:
- the msna gene encoding moesin a: MPKTISVRVTTMDAELEFAIQPSTTGKQLFDQVVKTIGLREVWFFGLQYQDTKGFSTWLKLNKKVTAQDVRKESPLLFKFRAKFYPEDVSEELIQEATQRLFFLQVKEGILNDDIYCPPETAVLLASYAVQAKYADYNKDVHTPGYLSSEKLLPQRVLEQHKLNKEQWEERIQVWHEEHKGMLREDSMMEYLKIAQDLEMYGVNYFSIKNKKGSELWLGVDALGLNIYEQTDKMTPKIGFPWSEIRNISFNDKKFVIKPIDKKAPDFVFYAQRLRINKRILALCMGNHELYMRRRKPDTIEVQQMKAQAKEEKNHKKMERAMLEDERKKREQAEKEKEKIEKEKEELMERLKVIEEQTRKAQQELEEQTRRALELDQERKRAHEEAERLERERRLAEEAKAALLQQSESQMKNQEHLATELAELTSKISLLEDAKKKKEEEASEWQIKATQVQEDLEKTKEELKNKVMSTHVQEPMHSENDNDEDDSSAEASAELTSAAAYKDRSEEERMTEAEKNERVQKHLLALTSELANARDDTKKTQNDIIHADNVRAGRDKYKTLRQIRSGNTKQRIDEFECM; encoded by the exons ATCAGTGTTCGTGTGACTACGATGGATGCTGAGCTGGAGTTTGCCATCCAGCCCAGCACTACAGGAAAACAGCTATTTGACCAG GTTGTAAAAACCATTGGGTTAAGGGAGGTGTGGTTTTTTGGACTGCAGTACCAGGACACCAAAGGCTTTTCCACCTGGCTTAAACTCAACAAGAAG GTTACGGCTCAAGATGTCCGCAAGGAGAGCCCTTTGCTGTTTAAATTCAGAGCAAAGTTTTACCCCGAAGACGTTTCCGAGGAACTGATTCAAGAGGCGACTCAAAGACTCTTCTTccttcag GTGAAAGAAGGGATCCTAAACGATGATATCTACTGCCCCCCGGAGACTGCAGTGTTGCTGGCATCCTATGCAGTGCAGGCCAAATATGCTGACTACAACAAAGATGTTCACACTCCTGGATACCTGTCCAGTGAGAAACTGCTCCCACAGAG AGTTCTGGAACAGCACAAGCTGAATAAGGAGCAATGGGAGGAAAGAATTCAGGTCTGGCATGAGGAGCACAAGGGCATGTTGAG AGAGGACTCGATGATGGAATATCTGAAGATAGCTCAGGATCTAGAGATGTACGGTGTGAATTACTTCAGTATTAAGAATAAGAAAGGATCAGAGCTGTGGCTGGGAGTGGACGCCCTGGGACTCAACATCTACGAGCAGACTGACAA GATGACACCTAAAATAGGTTTCCCCTGGAGTGAGATCAGGAACATTTCTTTCAACGATAAGAAATTTGTCATCAAACCCATTGATAAAAAAGCCCCG GACTTTGTGTTCTATGCCCAGCGTTTACGCATTAATAAGAGGATTCTGGCCCTGTGCATGGGGAACCATGAGCTTTATATGAGACGCCGTAAACCTGACACCATTGAGGTTCAACAGATGAAGGCACAGGCCAAGGAGGAGAAAAACCACAAGAAGATGGAAAG GGCCATGTTGGAAGATGAACGTAAGAAGAGAGAGCAAGCTGAAAAGGAGAAGGAAAAgattgaaaaagaaaaagaagaactgatggagagactcaaagTTATAGAGGAACAGACGAGAAAAGCTCAGCAGG agctGGAGGAGCAGACCCGCAGGGCGCTGGAGTTGGATCAGGAGCGCAAACGTGCTCATGAGGAGGCAGAACGCCTGGAACGAGAGCGTCGTCTGGCAGAGGAGGCTAAAGCGGCTCTGCTGCAGCAGTCTGAGAGTCAGATGAAGAACCAGGAGCATCTG GCCACTGAACTGGCAGAGTTGACCTCTAAGATCTCCTTGCTTGAAGATGCCAAAAAGAAGAAAGAGGAGGAAGCATCAGAGTGGCAAATCAAG GCCACTCAGGTGCAGGAGGACCTGGAGAAGACTAAAGAGGAGCTGAAGAACAAAGTCATGTCAACTCATGTCCAAGAGCCAATGCACAGTGAAAACGACAACGATGAGGATGATAGCAGCGCAGAGGCCTCCGCCGAACTCACCTCCGCAGCAGCTTATAAAGACAGGAGCGAGGAGGAGCGCATGACGGAGGCTGAGAAGAACGAACGAGTGCAGAAACATCTGCTG GCTCTTACTTCTGAGCTTGCTAATGCTCGTGATGACACCAAGAAGACCCAGAACGACATCATCCACGCAGATAATGTACGAGCAGGGCGTGACAAATACAAGACGCTTCGTCAGATCCGCTCCGGAAACACCAAACAACGAATTGACGAGTTCGAGTGCATGTAA